Below is a genomic region from Eubacterium sp. 1001713B170207_170306_E7.
CTCCCGTCTTTAGCGGGTCCAGAGGATACCCGTTATCCTTGAATATGATCGAAATATCCTCATCCTCTAAAATCAGACGAATATCAATATATTTCTTTTTCTTTGTTCTGCGATTTCCCGATTGATTTTCAATGGTGTTAACGGCCATTTCCTCCAATACGACACCCACTCTCGCCGCTGTCATTTCATCGATGCCGTTATCAATGCAAAACCGAATCGCCGCATCCGAGAGTCCAACTACCTGCGTCGCTTCCTGCGAGAGCGTTACGTCCAGCATTGTCTCGTCTCTTTCCTTTTCGATAAGGAAAAAGCCCTGGGCGTCTGGATTTTTTCTCCTCACTCTTTTTGTGTAAATAAAGATACAGACAATCGTCAGTATTTCACCCACCGGAAATGCTGCCCAAATGCCGACAGCGCCAAATATTTTTGATAAAATCCACGCGGCAGGCACTACGATTGCAAAGCCTTCCAAAAAAGCAACGACACTGGATAAGCTTTGATATCCCATAACCTGGTATACGCAGATAGAGATAAACAGAAGTCCCATGAACGGCAGACTGATCGCGTAAACCCGAATAGCCTCGACCGCGATGGCTATCTGCGTCGGATCTGTCACTCCGAACAAACTGGTAATCTGCGCCGGTATGATCTCGAAGAAGAACAGCAGAATTAACGTCGCCGTTCCGGTTATGGCGATGGCTTTCCGAATGGTGAAGCGTACACCTTCAATATCCCTTTCGCCGTAGAGCGTCCCCAACAGCGGGATCATGGTCTGTGCAGACCCGCCGACAAACATGGAGACAATGGACAGGCAGGATGTGCAGACAGAAAAAGCTGTCACGCCATTACTTCCAAGGTAGATCATGACAATGGCGTTGATGCAGGTGAGCCTGAAAAAATTCAGTGCCGTGTTAATGGTCATGGGCAGGCCCGTACTCATGATTTGAATCAATGTTTTCAATTTATTTTCCGGCATTTTGCAGAAACGAAGCTCTTTTGCCCGGTATATCCCCAGCAACGCGATAAAAAGTCCAACAAAATAGCCGGTGCCTGTGGCGAGGGCCGCCCCGCCGATTCCAGTCCTCAGAAACACAATATAGACAACATCTAAAGTCAGGTTGACAACATTCGCAATGATCAGGACACTGGAGGCAAGCTTCACTTCACCAGTAGAACGGAGAAAGTATACCAGCCCCGGAGCAAAAATCAAAAATGGCGATGCCAGCATGACCACCCGCATGTAATCAAACACCAGCTCCGTCAGATTCTGCGCATTCGCTGTCAGAATTTCCGCAAGCGGCCGGCAGACAAACAGACCCAGTACCAGGATTACAGCCGATACAAAAGCCATTGCTAAAACGGACAAGGTGAAAAGCTGCTTTGCATATTCCTTTTCCCTTTTTCCAAGGGCCACCGAATACAGCGTTGCACCGCCCACGCCGATCAACACATAGACCGAGTTGAACAGCAGGGTAATCGGCAGTACTAAATTAACCGCCGCCAGCGCGTCTGGTCCTAAGATGTTTCCCACGATGATACCATCGACCACTGTACTCAAGGACAGCGCCATGGTCATCAATACTGTTGGGAAAAAAAACTTCATAAACTGCTGTTCAATAATATTCCCTTTTCTCTCGAACATTTTCTCCCTCCTATTTTACCGCCAGCGCCAGCATGGTAATGTCGTCTGACGGATCAGCGCCTTCCGTAAAAGCTTCCAGACTTTGCTCCATGGTTTTAATCAGTTCAGAGCAGCTGGGGCTTTCATTCATTGTTATATTCATCTGCTGAAACAGCCTGTCGTTTCCATAAAATTCCTTTTCCAGATTTTCAGCCTCATTCACGCCATCGGTGTAGATAAACAACTCAAAATCATCGGCGATTTCCATTGTATGCCGCTGGTACTGCGTACCCTCCATGGGCCCCAGCACAAAGTCCGCTTCCCCATCCAGCCATTTAACCTCACCGGCATTTCGGCAGATTGGCGGATTATGACCCGCGTTGGCATAGGTCATTCGCCTGTTTTTCCGGTCTACCACTGCTGTAAAAGCCGTGACAAACATCATTGCCGGATTGGTTTTGGATAAAATATCATTGACACGCGCCAGCATCTGCTCCGGCGGCAAGGTACAATTCGCTTCAATCAGCGTCTTTGTCTCTACCATAAACATGGCCGCTGAGATGTCCTTTCCTGAGACGTCCGCAATACAGATAAAAACCCGATCCTCATCCAGCGCGGAAAAATAATAGAAATCTCCGCCCACTTCCTTTGCAGGTTTAATGTAAGGGACAATCTCAAAGCCTGTTCCCTCCCAATTTCCGGGAAGTAAACCGCGTTGTATGTTTTTAGCAATGTTCAGTTCTGCCGCAAGCTTTTCCTCTTTTTCCGTGCGTTTACGGATATCCTCTATGAAGCTCCTGAGTTTATCCACCATTGTATTGACCGATTCGCTCAGATCATCCAGCTCATTCCCTGTATGCTCAACCACCAGCCGGCCCTGCTCCAGCTTGTCTTCTGAAACAAATTTCCGGGTATACGCAGAAACCGCCAAAACCGGATTGATTACTTTCTGCTGAATAATTTTCAGCAGCAGTGGCAGCGTTGCCATAAAAAATGTTCCTGCTATCGCAACAAGAATGATTGTACGCAGCCACACCACGGAGACATTTCCCCCTTCTCCAGTCATAGCGGTAAAATCTACATAGAGAATCCGGAGAATCGAAATGAAAAACATAATTAAAACGATCCCTAAAATCGACAGAAAAAAAGTCACAAACTGAGCCCCTATTCCTATTTTCGGAAGGGCGATATCGGTGTCAACACGCTCTACTGTGATTCGGCCTCGGGTCATTGGCAGCAAAGCCAGTACCGCGGTAAAGACGATAAGACTTACACATAAAAACGTAATCAACGGCGTGCTTTTCACTTCCGGTCCCGTTCCTATCACTGACAAAATACCTGAAAATATGACAATACAAGCCGAAAGTATGTAATCAATGAAAAAATACCGCTTTTTGTAATTTTGCCTGTAGACCTTTTCCGGTATTCGTGGCTTTATATGAAAAATGGTCAAGCAGATTTGAAAAATAAACATTCCTCCAAGCAAAGAAAAATCATAGTATTGCAGTGCCACTGGAAGAAAAAAACCCGCGAAAGCGAAGCCGCCCAGCAACTGTCCACCTGCTGCGATAATGCCTACAGACGCACAGCTGACAATGACAGAGATACAGACCAATTTTATGACAGACTCCAAGGATTCCAGGTAAGTCAGCGAATGATCCTTGAAGAAAAACATGGTATGCCACATTTTATAAGGCAGCCACGCCATCAAAAGATTTCCAAAAAAGCCAAAAATCCAATAACTGTCAATGCCTGAATAAATGTCTGCCGCAAGGTTGCCAAGAGCACACGCCAGCGCACCCGGAAATCCAAACAATAATCCCGCAGGCATCGAGATTAAATTTGTAAATCGAACCTGTGAATAGCCGCCGCCAAAGGTAAGGCGTACAAAAGGAGACGCTAAAATAAAATAAAGAATTGCGATCAACAGATACATCCCAAACTTTTTCGCTTTCATACCCCGATCCTTCCTTTGAATAGCAATTTTCAGATATATTGTGCTATAATAAGCACAAGATCGTTTAGATTTTCAATTTATTACAAACTAATCTTTAAAGGCAAAATGCTCGCCCAGGAGTGAAGAAATGAAACTATTCTGCTGCAATATACAAAATTTCCCATCGGATATTGACCTTCTGCTTCAGCGTCTTCCCCAGAGTCAATGGCCAAAAATCAATTCCTTTCTGCGTCAGGAGGACAGACTGCGATGCCTGGGAGGACGGCTTCTGTTAGCTCAATGTTTTGGACCAAACTATGACCGCCGTATTTTTTATAATCCCTATGGCAAGCCTTTCATAGACGGCGGCCTCCATTTTAACCTCTCACATTCAGGTGATTTCGTTGTTCTCGCACTATCTGATCAGGAGGTGGGCGTGGATGTCCAACACCATGAAAACGGCGATTATCTTTCTCTGTCAAAAATTGCGTTTCATGAATCTGAACAACAGTATTTGAAAAGCTGTGGGCAACCGAAAAAAATCTTCTATACACTCTGGAGCCTGAAAGAAAGCTATATGAAAGCGGTGGGAACAGGCTTTTCCATGCCCTCCTCCTCTTTTTCCGTTTCCCTCACCAAAAACGGCCCGCGATTCGATACCGTCACCGGATACACCCTTATGCTTATTCCTTTTTACCCTGAGTATTCACTGGCCGTTTGTTTAAAGGGCCAGTCCGAAAGTGTCACTGTAGAAAATGTTCAGTTTTAATTCTGGCTTTACCAGAGCGCTTTTCAAATTATTCCCTGTATTCACAGCGCCATTTTTAACGCATTGTCACTCACTTTCTTCTCTCCGGTACAGGTGTCAAAGGCACAACAAATCGTCTGCGCTGGTCGTTTGAGCGTACATTTTTGTAAATCTATCCTAGCAAAAAAATTCTTCCTAAAAAAGAGGGTATTCCTACTTGGTCCAAAAATCTTCCCAAGTGGTAAGATTTTTTGTTGAAATTCCCCGTACTTTCCTGCTATCCTTATGAAAAGGAGGTACGTTCACTTGAAGAAAATAACATCAAAATGGAAAACAGGCTTGCTTTTGCTGTATACTCTTATCATTCTTCTGGCGGTTTCTTTCCTGTCTTCCTATTCACATACAAATGCTGAAAAGCTGTTCCTCACCCCTACTTTTTGGGATAACAGCGGCTGGGACATCTATACCATGGAAGACGGAAAACAAAAAGCCGCATCAACGCAGGAGCTGTTTGACAGCGCGGAGGGTACCTTCTATCTTACGCGGACCCTGGATGAGCGTCTGGAGCTGGAGGGCTATACGACTCTGGAGCTGGATACTGCATGGCAGGAGAGTGTCTTTCTGGACGGAAAACTTCTGTATACAGTGGATCCGACATTGGATAACCGTATCGGTTTTGTTGAGTTTCCAAAAAAAACCGCCAGGATTGAAGGAATAGGAGAATCCGTCAAGGTATCGCTGCCTTCAGACTATGGAGGAAAAACTCTGACAATTGCCCTTTCCTATCCTGGGGCAAAAGACTACAAAGGGCTGCCGATGGTGCGGCTGTCGAGTGAAGCCATACAGACGCTGCAGCTTGTCACTGAGACAAACCGGATCGCTATGCCCGTCGCTGTCTATATGGTTGCTTTTCTCTTACTGCTGGGGCTGTTTCTCTATAACCTTACTCAGGGAGAAAAATCCTATTCGATTCTGCTGCTGATGGTGGCGGCACTGATACAGTCTCTGCGCGTTCTGCTTAACTTTGATCTGTATTTCAGCGCTCATTTTTCATTAAACGTGATTCCATCAGACCTGCTGATTCCCTTATGTGTCGGACTCCCCATGCTGTATATGCTGGCACAGATGAAACAATGGAAGAAATGGGATGTCTGGTTTCTATGTATACCTTTTGGGCTGAGCATTCTTTTTCATATCGCCGCAAAATGGGAGGCTTTTGCCTTCCTTGGCAATTATCCCTATGACGCTCTGCTGTATCTGTCCTTGCTGGCGCTTATGGTCTTTTCCATTCTGGAATACCGTGACCAGAATGATTTTTACCGCCTGTTTACACCAGCCTTTCTGATTGTCCTATCCGCCGTCTTTCTTTTACATACGACCTTGATCTTCAGCCAGAACGCAGGAATACTGGCGAATATTATTACAAACCGCTACTTCTTTCTTCAGCGAACAGGCGAGATTCTGCTGATACTTGGCGCAGGCGTCAGCTTTCTCATGACCATTGAGAAAACAGCAGATACCCTGAGTGAGCTGTCTGTCATGACCGTGAAAAATAAACTCATCAGCGAAAACATTCAGAGTATTCAAAAAAGCAGCATGGAGATCGCTGGAATGCGGCACGATATGCTGCGGCACCTGCAGACCATGATGGACCTAAGCCATGCCGGGGATTATGAGCGCATGGAAGCATATTTGAACGAATTGACCCGGGAAACAAAAGCGATTGTACCAATACGTATCTGTGAACATTCCCTGATTAACGCACTTGTCACACGTGCTCTTCTAAAAGCAGAGAAGGAAGGCATTTTGA
It encodes:
- a CDS encoding MATE family efflux transporter, whose protein sequence is MFERKGNIIEQQFMKFFFPTVLMTMALSLSTVVDGIIVGNILGPDALAAVNLVLPITLLFNSVYVLIGVGGATLYSVALGKREKEYAKQLFTLSVLAMAFVSAVILVLGLFVCRPLAEILTANAQNLTELVFDYMRVVMLASPFLIFAPGLVYFLRSTGEVKLASSVLIIANVVNLTLDVVYIVFLRTGIGGAALATGTGYFVGLFIALLGIYRAKELRFCKMPENKLKTLIQIMSTGLPMTINTALNFFRLTCINAIVMIYLGSNGVTAFSVCTSCLSIVSMFVGGSAQTMIPLLGTLYGERDIEGVRFTIRKAIAITGTATLILLFFFEIIPAQITSLFGVTDPTQIAIAVEAIRVYAISLPFMGLLFISICVYQVMGYQSLSSVVAFLEGFAIVVPAAWILSKIFGAVGIWAAFPVGEILTIVCIFIYTKRVRRKNPDAQGFFLIEKERDETMLDVTLSQEATQVVGLSDAAIRFCIDNGIDEMTAARVGVVLEEMAVNTIENQSGNRRTKKKKYIDIRLILEDEDISIIFKDNGYPLDPLKTGENRELFSNLAVAEAVSSDIAYDYILGMNCSVVKINKKGDKVYEHFEDEG
- a CDS encoding PP2C family protein-serine/threonine phosphatase, with amino-acid sequence MIGTGPEVKSTPLITFLCVSLIVFTAVLALLPMTRGRITVERVDTDIALPKIGIGAQFVTFFLSILGIVLIMFFISILRILYVDFTAMTGEGGNVSVVWLRTIILVAIAGTFFMATLPLLLKIIQQKVINPVLAVSAYTRKFVSEDKLEQGRLVVEHTGNELDDLSESVNTMVDKLRSFIEDIRKRTEKEEKLAAELNIAKNIQRGLLPGNWEGTGFEIVPYIKPAKEVGGDFYYFSALDEDRVFICIADVSGKDISAAMFMVETKTLIEANCTLPPEQMLARVNDILSKTNPAMMFVTAFTAVVDRKNRRMTYANAGHNPPICRNAGEVKWLDGEADFVLGPMEGTQYQRHTMEIADDFELFIYTDGVNEAENLEKEFYGNDRLFQQMNITMNESPSCSELIKTMEQSLEAFTEGADPSDDITMLALAVK
- a CDS encoding 4'-phosphopantetheinyl transferase superfamily protein, with protein sequence MKLFCCNIQNFPSDIDLLLQRLPQSQWPKINSFLRQEDRLRCLGGRLLLAQCFGPNYDRRIFYNPYGKPFIDGGLHFNLSHSGDFVVLALSDQEVGVDVQHHENGDYLSLSKIAFHESEQQYLKSCGQPKKIFYTLWSLKESYMKAVGTGFSMPSSSFSVSLTKNGPRFDTVTGYTLMLIPFYPEYSLAVCLKGQSESVTVENVQF
- a CDS encoding ATP-binding protein yields the protein MKKITSKWKTGLLLLYTLIILLAVSFLSSYSHTNAEKLFLTPTFWDNSGWDIYTMEDGKQKAASTQELFDSAEGTFYLTRTLDERLELEGYTTLELDTAWQESVFLDGKLLYTVDPTLDNRIGFVEFPKKTARIEGIGESVKVSLPSDYGGKTLTIALSYPGAKDYKGLPMVRLSSEAIQTLQLVTETNRIAMPVAVYMVAFLLLLGLFLYNLTQGEKSYSILLLMVAALIQSLRVLLNFDLYFSAHFSLNVIPSDLLIPLCVGLPMLYMLAQMKQWKKWDVWFLCIPFGLSILFHIAAKWEAFAFLGNYPYDALLYLSLLALMVFSILEYRDQNDFYRLFTPAFLIVLSAVFLLHTTLIFSQNAGILANIITNRYFFLQRTGEILLILGAGVSFLMTIEKTADTLSELSVMTVKNKLISENIQSIQKSSMEIAGMRHDMLRHLQTMMDLSHAGDYERMEAYLNELTRETKAIVPIRICEHSLINALVTRALLKAEKEGILMELHVNVPSRLSIPDHDLTTLLMNMLDNATEAAAVLSKDKTQKVELTMHVRGRYLFVETINPCKETLQMDKTSGLCLSTKGSGHGYGMKAMAAVAKKYNSILQIKQEQDTVIVRTALLLPQEQT